From a single Nostoc sp. MS1 genomic region:
- a CDS encoding 2Fe-2S iron-sulfur cluster-binding protein, with protein sequence MPKVLAQGQTIECKNGENLRKVLLKSGIDLYNGGAKVINCRGIGSCGTCAVKIEGEVSVANWRDQTRRSLPPHSPTKDLRLACQTQVLGDVKVTKFDGFWGQGSQVVWQPEG encoded by the coding sequence ATGCCTAAGGTATTAGCTCAGGGTCAGACAATCGAGTGTAAAAACGGAGAAAATTTACGCAAAGTTCTGCTAAAAAGTGGTATCGACCTCTACAATGGCGGTGCTAAGGTAATAAACTGTCGGGGTATTGGCAGTTGTGGTACTTGTGCTGTCAAGATAGAGGGTGAAGTGTCTGTAGCGAATTGGCGAGATCAAACGCGGCGTTCGCTTCCTCCTCATTCTCCTACAAAAGACTTGCGTTTAGCTTGTCAAACTCAAGTATTGGGTGATGTGAAGGTGACAAAATTTGATGGATTTTGGGGTCAAGGTTCTCAGGTAGTGTGGCAACCAGAAGGTTAG
- the thiO gene encoding glycine oxidase ThiO, protein MTRDIVIIGGGAIGLAIAVELKLRGAEVTVLCRDFQAAASSAAAGMLAPDAEQITDPAMKSLCWRSRSLYPEWTRKLEDLTGLNAGYWPCGILAPVYGVKSSNNSPSSPSSPSSPSSPSSPSYWLDKTSIHQYQPGLGAEVVGGWWYPEDAQVNNQTLVRVLWAAAETLGVELKDGITVEGLLQQQGQVLGVQTNIGIIRAEHYVLATGAWANELLPIPVSPRKGQMLRVRVPDYVPELPLKRVLFGENIYIVPRKDRSIIVGATSEDVGFTPHNTPAGIQSLLQGAIRLYPQLQNYPIQEFWWGFRPATPDELPILGTSHCPNLTLATGHYRNGILLTPVTATLIADLIWEQKSDPLLSHFHYSRFQKPPSTTPPMLTHSPLPTPHSRLVNLDSARLPLVETPLPNLDSPLIIAGKSFQSRLMTGTGKYRSIEEMQQSVVASGCQIVTVAVRRVQTKAPGHEGLAEALDWSKIWMLPNTAGCQTAEEAVRVARLGREMAKLLGQEDNNFVKLEVIPDPKYLLPDPIGTLQAAEQLVKEGFAVLPYINADPMLAKRLEDVGCATVMPLASPIGSGQGLKTTANIQIIIENAKIPVVVDAGIGAPSEASQAMELGADALLINSAIALAQNPAAMAQAMNLATVAGRLAYLAGRMPIRTNASASSPLTGTIS, encoded by the coding sequence ATGACTAGGGACATTGTAATTATTGGTGGCGGAGCTATTGGATTAGCGATCGCCGTTGAATTGAAATTGCGCGGGGCAGAAGTCACCGTTCTTTGTCGTGACTTCCAAGCGGCTGCTTCTAGTGCCGCAGCCGGGATGTTAGCGCCGGATGCTGAACAAATCACAGATCCGGCAATGAAGTCGCTATGCTGGCGATCGCGCTCTTTATATCCAGAATGGACACGTAAACTAGAAGATTTGACAGGCTTAAATGCTGGCTACTGGCCTTGCGGCATTCTTGCACCAGTGTATGGAGTTAAAAGTAGCAATAATTCTCCCTCATCTCCCTCATCTCCCTCATCTCCCTCATCTCCCTCATCTCCCTCCTACTGGCTAGACAAAACGTCTATCCATCAATACCAGCCAGGATTAGGTGCAGAAGTAGTTGGTGGTTGGTGGTATCCAGAGGATGCCCAAGTGAATAACCAAACGCTGGTGCGTGTGCTGTGGGCTGCGGCAGAAACCCTTGGTGTTGAACTCAAAGACGGCATTACAGTAGAAGGCTTATTACAGCAGCAAGGACAAGTTTTAGGCGTACAAACCAACATCGGCATTATCCGGGCTGAACACTATGTTTTAGCCACAGGTGCTTGGGCAAATGAATTATTACCTATACCCGTAAGTCCACGCAAAGGGCAGATGTTACGTGTGAGAGTGCCGGATTATGTGCCGGAATTGCCCTTAAAGCGAGTTTTATTTGGCGAAAATATATACATCGTACCCAGGAAAGACCGTTCTATTATTGTTGGGGCGACTAGTGAGGATGTGGGCTTTACTCCCCATAACACCCCCGCAGGCATCCAAAGCTTACTTCAAGGCGCAATCCGTCTCTATCCTCAATTACAAAACTATCCCATTCAAGAGTTCTGGTGGGGATTCCGCCCCGCTACCCCAGACGAACTACCCATATTAGGAACTAGCCACTGTCCTAACTTAACCTTAGCCACTGGTCATTATCGCAATGGCATCTTACTCACACCAGTAACAGCCACACTCATAGCCGATTTAATCTGGGAACAAAAATCCGACCCCCTACTATCTCACTTCCACTACTCACGGTTCCAGAAACCGCCATCTACCACCCCCCCCATGCTTACCCACTCCCCACTCCCCACTCCCCACTCCCGGTTGGTGAATCTCGACTCCGCTCGATTACCGCTTGTTGAAACACCACTCCCCAATCTTGACTCCCCCCTAATCATCGCCGGCAAATCTTTTCAATCCCGCTTGATGACTGGCACAGGCAAATACCGCAGCATTGAGGAAATGCAGCAAAGTGTTGTTGCTAGTGGTTGCCAAATCGTGACTGTAGCGGTGCGGCGAGTCCAAACCAAAGCCCCAGGACATGAAGGTTTAGCCGAAGCTTTAGACTGGTCAAAAATCTGGATGTTACCTAATACAGCCGGCTGTCAAACAGCAGAAGAAGCAGTGCGGGTTGCCCGTTTGGGTAGGGAAATGGCCAAGTTATTGGGTCAAGAAGATAATAATTTTGTCAAGTTAGAGGTTATACCAGACCCGAAATATTTACTTCCCGACCCCATCGGCACGTTACAAGCTGCCGAACAACTGGTAAAAGAAGGTTTCGCCGTATTACCCTATATCAACGCTGACCCCATGTTAGCCAAACGCCTAGAAGATGTAGGCTGTGCCACAGTCATGCCATTAGCATCACCCATCGGTTCAGGACAGGGTTTAAAAACTACTGCCAATATTCAAATCATTATCGAAAATGCCAAAATCCCAGTAGTAGTAGATGCTGGTATTGGTGCGCCTTCAGAAGCCTCTCAGGCAATGGAATTAGGGGCAGATGCCTTGTTAATTAATAGTGCGATCGCTCTAGCCCAAAATCCAGCCGCTATGGCTCAAGCCATGAACTTAGCCACCGTCGCTGGTCGTCTAGCCTACCTCGCCGGCAGAATGCCCATCAGAACCAATGCCAGCGCCAGTTCACCCCTAACAGGAACGATTAGTTAG
- the psb34 gene encoding photosystem II assembly protein Psb34 yields the protein MPYTNEEGGLLNNFAREPKVYQAEPPTTGQKRTYVILGVAATILVGGLIFVAFSVSNVS from the coding sequence ATGCCCTATACAAACGAAGAAGGCGGACTTCTAAACAACTTTGCTAGGGAGCCAAAGGTTTACCAAGCTGAACCTCCCACAACCGGACAAAAGCGTACTTACGTAATTTTAGGAGTCGCCGCCACGATTTTGGTTGGCGGTTTAATTTTTGTCGCCTTCTCTGTTTCTAATGTCAGTTAA
- a CDS encoding tetratricopeptide repeat protein, translating into MSVNDTGNPENSVWNRQVYHRLKLALSLGLRRQIFLAVCDDLHLRNQVAARLHSTLAYPVGQVLYQPSHGQEASTSAYPRLVTLRLNLNEPDPIAQINQWLTNYPPPIVGASKDTPGRPLPIPTFQIVGVEQLTKQTVASQRLFLHYLRLSEQLFAAQESSRFLESSVLLWVSRPWLSAIQQSAPQFWRWRTGVFVFAGEPTPTTQNLGHPERLSNSRNVKLGNLEQSLLDDLGMEGEVRSSSTTELNFGDDLGLSTEIPGNYSQPKEETPLLVSESHTTQQKAQDNIVRFNTANPQALLSLSHVSQELTELVLATINTNISSDVEGDWQPQELLLEIEALHSQSASGEILAAAYHQLGNLYRLRIEQGQSTLENLMVAIIAYQESISYDENSPQLPDILNDLGTLYWMLYRTPPNVEEGQTYIEQGIEFYELALKMISPETHPDTYARVQNNLGTAYGDLARFESPAENWQRAVVAYSEALRHRTVESDPLKYAACQNNIGTAYWHLAQYNQPVVHLKKAIAAYKQALAHYNPQDEPLKYGMIQNNVGTAYWNLAQYEQPGENLQLAIEVYSEALKYRTAAVVPSACAATQNNLGTAYWHLANLPQTTKEVREKLLNLCITAYEEAIALAHSLGNVSLSFDLFATHNNLGLAHYQLVTDHSFTGDKNKRSHHLEAALDNHLQALNGLSKQPEAYQATFAYVVKTIRAFHNELGIQGQNLALSKVPGHLLPEILPKL; encoded by the coding sequence ATGAGCGTCAATGACACTGGAAATCCTGAAAATTCTGTTTGGAATAGGCAAGTATATCACCGTCTAAAACTTGCCCTCAGTCTTGGTTTACGAAGACAAATTTTTTTAGCTGTTTGTGATGATTTACACCTACGCAATCAAGTCGCAGCCCGGTTGCATTCTACTTTGGCGTATCCTGTAGGACAAGTGTTGTATCAGCCATCACATGGACAAGAAGCAAGTACATCGGCTTATCCCAGGCTTGTTACTTTGCGCCTGAACTTAAATGAACCAGATCCTATTGCTCAAATTAATCAGTGGTTGACTAATTATCCACCGCCAATTGTTGGTGCTTCTAAGGATACCCCAGGAAGACCCTTACCAATTCCCACTTTTCAAATTGTCGGTGTAGAACAACTTACAAAACAAACTGTAGCTAGTCAACGTTTATTTCTTCACTACTTACGCTTAAGCGAACAATTATTTGCCGCTCAAGAATCGAGTCGATTTCTCGAATCTAGTGTATTGTTATGGGTGTCTCGTCCTTGGTTATCGGCTATTCAGCAGTCAGCACCACAGTTTTGGCGTTGGCGGACTGGTGTGTTTGTATTTGCGGGAGAACCTACCCCAACAACACAAAATTTAGGTCATCCAGAACGTTTATCTAATTCTCGAAACGTGAAGTTAGGAAATCTTGAGCAGTCTTTACTAGACGACTTAGGTATGGAAGGTGAGGTTAGAAGCTCATCTACTACAGAATTAAACTTTGGGGATGACTTAGGTTTATCAACAGAAATACCAGGGAATTACTCTCAACCAAAAGAGGAAACTCCACTGTTAGTCTCAGAATCACACACAACCCAGCAGAAAGCACAAGATAATATTGTTAGGTTTAATACAGCCAATCCTCAAGCTTTATTATCCTTATCTCATGTCAGCCAGGAATTGACGGAGTTGGTGCTGGCAACAATTAATACAAACATATCTTCAGATGTAGAGGGTGACTGGCAACCCCAAGAATTACTGTTAGAGATTGAAGCATTGCATTCGCAATCGGCTTCTGGGGAAATATTGGCGGCTGCTTATCATCAGTTAGGAAATTTGTATCGTCTGCGAATTGAGCAAGGACAATCAACCTTAGAAAATTTGATGGTAGCAATTATTGCCTATCAAGAATCTATTAGCTATGACGAAAATTCGCCGCAATTGCCGGATATATTAAATGATTTAGGTACTCTCTATTGGATGTTGTATCGCACACCACCCAATGTAGAGGAGGGGCAAACTTATATTGAGCAGGGGATAGAATTTTATGAGTTAGCTTTAAAAATGATTTCCCCTGAGACACACCCTGATACTTACGCACGGGTGCAAAATAATTTAGGAACTGCTTACGGAGACTTGGCGCGGTTTGAGAGTCCGGCGGAGAATTGGCAGCGAGCTGTTGTTGCTTATAGCGAAGCTTTACGCCACCGGACTGTGGAATCAGACCCCTTAAAGTATGCTGCTTGTCAAAATAATATTGGTACTGCCTACTGGCATTTAGCTCAGTATAATCAACCAGTAGTGCATTTGAAGAAAGCGATCGCCGCCTACAAACAAGCACTAGCTCATTACAATCCCCAAGATGAACCCCTGAAATATGGGATGATTCAAAATAATGTCGGTACTGCCTACTGGAATTTGGCACAGTACGAACAACCAGGGGAAAATCTTCAGTTAGCGATTGAGGTTTACAGTGAAGCTTTGAAATATCGCACGGCTGCGGTGGTTCCGAGTGCTTGTGCTGCGACACAAAATAATTTAGGTACAGCTTACTGGCATTTAGCAAATTTACCGCAAACGACCAAAGAAGTGCGGGAAAAATTATTAAATTTATGTATAACTGCTTATGAAGAAGCGATCGCCCTAGCTCATTCATTAGGTAATGTATCTTTAAGCTTTGATTTATTTGCTACACACAATAATTTAGGTTTAGCCCATTATCAGTTAGTAACTGATCATTCTTTTACTGGAGATAAAAACAAGCGATCGCACCATCTAGAAGCTGCATTGGATAATCATTTGCAAGCCTTAAATGGTTTGAGTAAACAACCAGAGGCTTATCAAGCAACCTTTGCTTACGTTGTGAAAACAATTCGTGCTTTTCATAATGAATTGGGTATTCAAGGGCAGAATTTGGCTTTATCTAAGGTTCCTGGTCATTTGTTACCGGAAATTCTCCCCAAGTTGTAG
- a CDS encoding serine hydrolase — protein sequence MVFFQKDKQLENLGHSFLEATWTAFPTLDRNQIALTWVVYDPPVPVNTGGALTPNAFWNHSVRGFNYRGEERIYPASVVKLFYLVAANEWLEKGMTQPSKELERALRDMIVDSSNDATSLVVDILTGTTSGPELPLGPYDTWKNQRNIINRYYQSLGWEEMETINACQKTWGDGPYGRERAFYGEMFENRNMLTTNAIARLLHSIVGGVAVSSERSQAMMALLKRSLNPDELPQDVEEDQVTGFLGGGLPQDAQIWSKAGWTSQVRHDAAYIEIPDQRPYLLVVFTEGKAQAKSRDILPYVSKLIAQAVSQLTVDS from the coding sequence ATGGTTTTTTTTCAAAAAGACAAACAATTAGAAAATCTTGGTCATAGCTTTTTAGAAGCCACTTGGACAGCTTTTCCCACCTTAGACCGTAACCAAATTGCCTTAACTTGGGTAGTTTACGATCCGCCAGTACCGGTAAATACTGGTGGGGCGTTAACTCCTAATGCTTTTTGGAACCATTCGGTCAGGGGTTTTAATTATCGTGGTGAGGAACGAATTTATCCGGCGAGTGTAGTTAAGCTGTTTTACTTGGTAGCCGCTAACGAATGGTTAGAGAAAGGTATGACTCAACCTTCAAAAGAGTTAGAGCGGGCTTTGCGCGATATGATTGTTGATTCTAGCAATGATGCTACCAGCTTAGTTGTAGATATTTTGACTGGTACGACTTCAGGACCAGAATTACCATTAGGCCCTTATGATACTTGGAAAAATCAACGTAATATTATTAACCGCTACTACCAGTCTTTAGGTTGGGAGGAGATGGAGACAATAAACGCTTGTCAAAAAACCTGGGGTGATGGCCCTTATGGACGAGAAAGAGCGTTTTATGGCGAGATGTTTGAAAATCGGAATATGTTAACCACAAATGCGATCGCCCGTTTACTTCATAGTATCGTGGGTGGGGTAGCGGTTTCGAGTGAGCGATCGCAAGCAATGATGGCTTTACTCAAACGCAGCCTCAACCCCGACGAGTTACCCCAAGATGTAGAAGAAGACCAAGTGACAGGTTTTTTAGGCGGCGGTTTACCCCAAGACGCACAAATTTGGTCAAAAGCTGGTTGGACAAGCCAAGTCCGTCATGATGCAGCCTATATCGAAATCCCAGACCAGCGTCCTTACTTATTAGTAGTTTTTACAGAAGGTAAAGCCCAAGCCAAGAGTCGAGACATCTTACCCTATGTTTCTAAGTTAATCGCTCAAGCGGTTAGTCAGTTGACAGTTGACAGTTGA